A genome region from Staphylococcus capitis subsp. capitis includes the following:
- a CDS encoding LPXTG cell wall anchor domain-containing protein — protein sequence MIPNLTITPANKADKLNITYQNTSNESTSIIANKINDNWSLNSNVDGITIEPQSGLVTINYQVVYPESVVVANDTTVNSDTSEESRENMPRKEATPEAPDIEANEEHVNVEVTPKGEASKVEIIYINPENEPASINAIKNGETWTLDKQVSHINIDGHTGKVTVGYQAVQAESEIVATETKGNSDSSSESKLKMPRKEVTPEAPDVEASEEQVNVEVTPKDDSTKLIINYTDTNGQSSSIIASKNGGVWSLDKQVSHVELDDQTGKITIGYQAVQAESEVATTETKGNSDSSSESKLKMPRKEATPEAPDIKASEEHVNVEITPKGESTNLEVKYTDTNGQPSSIIASKNGGIWSLNKEVPHIELDETNGKVTIGYQAVQAESEVIATETKGNSNPSTESKVTMPRKEATPEAPDVEASEEQVNVEVTPKDDSTKLIINYTDTNGQSSSIIASKNGGVWSLDKQVPHIELDETNGKVTIGYQAVQAESEIIATETKGNSNSSTESKVTMPRKETTPEAPTIEADEEHANVEVTPKDEVTKLVINYTNQEGQTDSIIANKNDGTWSLNKKVSHVELDNQTSKITIGYQAVQAESEIVTTEIKGNSDPSIESKVNMPRKEVAPDGPTLTSDYDNVSVSISPSNKSDKMTIKYLDVNDQIATAIATKTNQNWSLNNDILGFSINSQTGKVTISHVAVQPESDIIATESGGNSDDSIAKHIIMPAKETKPEPPVVQSNINVPNVEIIPHHDVTKLDIHYTDIEGQPAIITATKVGKLWNINKNISNIELDESTGKVTIGYQTVQAASEVEATETKGNSDASAKSKVTMPRKEATPDAPTIEASEEQVNVEVTPKDESTKLVINYTNPEGQTDSIIASKNGETWSLNKEVPYIQLNETTGKVTIGYKAVRAESEVVATETKGNSDTSVENKINMPRKEVMPDSPVIEADEEHANVEVTPKDESTKLVINYTNPEGQTDSIIASKNGETWSLNKGVPYIQLNETTGKVTIGYQAVQSASEVEATETKGNSDASAKSKVTIPRKGATPDTPTIEASEEQVNVEVTPKDEATKLVINYTNPEGQSDSIIASKNGEIWSLNKEVPNIQLNETTGKVKIGYQAVLAGSEISATETKGNSDASMESKVNMPIKVPTPDAPIIEKYVSDASVGISPKGEVTQLIIKYITPEGKVDSIIASKNEETWSLNKEVPHIQLDKATGKVIIGYQVVQAGSEVIAIATQGNSDASTESNVNMPIKEVTPNAPAVEASESHVYVEVTPKDESTKLVINYTNPEGQTDSIIASKNGETWSLNKEVPHIQLDKATGKVKIGYQAVQAESEIVATETKGNSDTSTKSKIIMPRKEATPDAPIVEKDERDVNVSIVPSGLSTKLEINYLNPKGQSEKILVNKNGHIWSLSKEITGITLEPTTGKVTIDYQVVYPESKITASGLKGNSDYSKLNSVIMPRKEKAPEPPIVTINEEEATVIIKPKTEATKVKINFKNKKGKMTYINIYKNGSEWSTDQVIKGIILNSHTGEIKITNLAIEERSEIVAREYKGNSDASVAIIIKVPSKVTNREVYKIKTSKVKLNDGSNEIKHIEKDKLKELPHTGENNQTNKTLLSSILILGLMLLRKSRKKEI from the coding sequence GTGATTCCAAATTTAACTATAACACCAGCTAATAAAGCAGATAAGTTAAACATTACATATCAGAATACTTCTAATGAAAGTACATCGATTATTGCAAATAAAATTAATGATAATTGGTCACTTAATAGTAATGTTGATGGTATTACTATTGAACCACAATCCGGTTTAGTAACAATTAATTACCAAGTAGTTTATCCAGAGAGCGTAGTTGTAGCGAATGATACAACTGTTAACAGTGACACAAGTGAGGAAAGTAGAGAAAATATGCCACGTAAAGAGGCAACGCCTGAAGCGCCAGATATAGAAGCGAATGAGGAACACGTTAATGTCGAAGTAACACCTAAAGGTGAAGCATCAAAAGTAGAAATAATTTATATAAATCCAGAAAACGAACCAGCCTCGATTAATGCTATTAAAAATGGAGAAACTTGGACATTAGATAAACAAGTGTCACATATTAATATAGATGGTCATACTGGAAAAGTAACAGTTGGTTATCAAGCAGTCCAAGCAGAAAGTGAAATAGTAGCAACAGAAACAAAAGGTAATAGTGACTCAAGTTCTGAAAGCAAATTAAAAATGCCACGTAAAGAAGTGACACCGGAAGCACCAGATGTCGAAGCAAGTGAAGAGCAAGTCAATGTTGAAGTAACACCTAAAGATGACTCGACAAAGTTAATTATTAATTACACAGATACCAACGGACAATCTAGTTCGATTATCGCAAGTAAAAATGGAGGAGTATGGTCACTGGATAAACAAGTGTCTCATGTTGAGTTAGATGATCAAACAGGTAAAATCACAATTGGCTACCAAGCAGTCCAAGCAGAAAGTGAAGTAGCAACAACAGAAACAAAAGGTAATAGTGACTCAAGTTCTGAAAGCAAATTAAAAATGCCACGAAAAGAAGCTACGCCGGAAGCACCTGATATTAAAGCAAGTGAAGAGCACGTTAATGTTGAAATAACACCAAAAGGTGAATCGACAAATTTAGAAGTAAAATATACAGATACAAATGGCCAACCAAGTTCGATTATCGCAAGTAAAAATGGAGGAATATGGTCGCTAAACAAAGAGGTTCCACATATTGAACTAGACGAAACTAACGGAAAAGTAACGATTGGTTATCAAGCAGTCCAAGCAGAAAGTGAAGTTATAGCGACCGAAACAAAGGGCAATAGTAATCCAAGTACGGAAAGTAAAGTGACTATGCCACGAAAAGAAGCTACTCCAGAAGCACCAGATGTCGAAGCAAGTGAAGAGCAAGTCAATGTTGAAGTAACACCTAAAGATGACTCGACAAAGTTAATTATTAATTACACAGATACCAACGGACAATCTAGTTCGATTATCGCTAGTAAAAACGGAGGAGTATGGTCACTAGATAAACAAGTGCCGCATATTGAATTAGACGAAACTAACGGAAAAGTAACAATTGGCTATCAAGCAGTTCAAGCAGAAAGTGAAATTATTGCAACAGAAACAAAAGGTAACAGTAATTCTAGTACGGAAAGTAAAGTGACTATGCCACGAAAAGAGACAACACCAGAAGCACCAACTATTGAAGCGGATGAAGAACATGCCAATGTCGAGGTAACACCTAAAGATGAAGTGACAAAACTAGTTATCAATTATACAAATCAAGAAGGTCAAACTGATTCAATCATCGCAAATAAGAATGATGGAACTTGGTCTCTCAATAAAAAAGTGTCTCATGTTGAGTTAGATAATCAAACAAGTAAAATCACAATTGGCTACCAAGCAGTCCAAGCAGAAAGTGAAATAGTAACAACAGAAATTAAAGGTAATAGTGATCCTAGCATAGAAAGTAAAGTGAATATGCCGCGCAAGGAAGTCGCACCAGACGGACCTACGTTAACATCAGATTATGACAATGTGAGTGTGAGTATTTCACCTTCAAATAAGTCAGATAAAATGACTATCAAATATTTAGATGTTAATGATCAAATCGCTACAGCTATAGCCACTAAGACAAATCAAAACTGGTCATTGAATAATGATATTTTAGGTTTCTCAATTAACTCTCAAACAGGAAAAGTGACAATTAGTCATGTAGCGGTGCAACCAGAAAGTGATATTATTGCTACTGAATCAGGTGGTAACAGTGATGATAGTATTGCCAAACATATAATTATGCCAGCTAAAGAAACTAAACCTGAACCACCAGTAGTACAGTCTAATATAAATGTACCAAATGTCGAAATTATACCTCATCATGATGTTACTAAATTAGATATTCACTATACTGATATAGAAGGTCAACCAGCTATTATTACAGCTACTAAAGTTGGTAAGTTATGGAATATCAATAAAAATATTTCAAATATAGAACTTGATGAAAGCACCGGGAAAGTAACAATTGGCTATCAAACCGTACAAGCAGCAAGCGAAGTTGAAGCAACAGAAACAAAAGGTAATAGTGACGCAAGCGCAAAAAGTAAAGTGACTATGCCACGTAAAGAGGCAACACCTGATGCTCCAACTATCGAAGCAAGTGAGGAGCAAGTTAATGTCGAAGTAACACCAAAAGATGAATCAACAAAGTTAGTGATTAATTATACTAATCCAGAAGGCCAAACTGATTCAATCATCGCAAGCAAAAATGGGGAGACATGGTCGTTAAACAAAGAAGTGCCTTACATTCAATTAAATGAAACTACTGGAAAAGTAACCATCGGCTATAAGGCAGTACGAGCAGAAAGCGAAGTTGTTGCGACTGAGACAAAAGGCAATAGTGACACAAGTGTTGAAAATAAAATAAACATGCCACGTAAAGAAGTAATGCCAGATTCTCCTGTAATTGAAGCAGATGAAGAACATGCAAATGTCGAAGTAACACCGAAAGATGAATCAACAAAGTTAGTGATCAATTATACAAATCCAGAAGGTCAAACTGATTCAATCATCGCAAGCAAAAATGGGGAGACATGGTCGTTAAACAAAGGAGTGCCTTACATTCAATTAAATGAAACTACTGGAAAAGTAACCATCGGCTATCAGGCAGTACAATCAGCAAGCGAAGTTGAAGCAACAGAAACAAAAGGTAACAGTGACGCAAGCGCAAAAAGTAAAGTGACTATACCACGAAAAGGGGCAACACCGGATACTCCGACTATCGAAGCAAGTGAGGAGCAAGTTAATGTCGAAGTTACTCCAAAAGATGAAGCAACGAAATTAGTGATTAATTATACAAATCCAGAAGGTCAATCTGATTCAATTATCGCAAGCAAAAATGGGGAGATATGGTCATTAAACAAAGAAGTGCCAAACATTCAATTAAATGAAACTACTGGAAAAGTCAAAATCGGCTATCAAGCAGTGCTAGCAGGGAGTGAAATTTCAGCTACTGAGACAAAAGGCAACAGTGATGCCAGTATGGAAAGTAAAGTAAACATGCCAATAAAAGTACCAACGCCAGACGCACCGATTATTGAGAAGTACGTAAGTGATGCAAGCGTAGGTATATCACCTAAGGGTGAAGTAACACAATTGATCATAAAATATATCACTCCAGAAGGCAAAGTTGATTCAATAATCGCAAGTAAAAATGAAGAGACATGGTCATTAAACAAAGAAGTGCCACATATTCAATTAGATAAAGCTACCGGAAAAGTAATAATTGGTTATCAAGTAGTACAAGCTGGTAGTGAAGTAATAGCGATAGCAACACAAGGTAATAGTGATGCAAGTACAGAAAGCAATGTGAATATGCCAATAAAAGAAGTTACACCGAATGCACCAGCTGTCGAAGCAAGTGAATCGCACGTCTATGTCGAAGTAACACCAAAAGATGAATCAACGAAATTAGTTATCAATTATACAAATCCAGAAGGTCAAACTGATTCAATTATCGCAAGCAAAAATGGGGAGACATGGTCATTAAATAAAGAGGTGCCACATATTCAATTAGATAAAGCTACTGGAAAAGTCAAAATCGGCTATCAAGCTGTACAAGCAGAAAGTGAAATAGTAGCGACTGAGACAAAAGGTAATAGTGACACAAGCACAAAAAGCAAAATAATTATGCCACGCAAAGAAGCAACGCCAGATGCGCCTATTGTCGAGAAAGATGAAAGAGATGTAAATGTGAGCATAGTACCAAGCGGCTTATCTACAAAATTGGAAATAAATTATTTAAATCCAAAAGGGCAATCTGAAAAAATCCTCGTAAATAAAAATGGTCATATATGGAGCTTAAGTAAAGAGATAACGGGCATCACTTTAGAACCGACTACTGGTAAGGTAACTATAGATTATCAAGTTGTTTATCCTGAAAGTAAAATTACTGCGAGTGGACTTAAGGGTAATAGTGATTATAGTAAATTAAATAGTGTGATTATGCCACGTAAAGAAAAAGCACCTGAACCTCCAATTGTAACTATAAATGAAGAAGAAGCGACAGTTATTATAAAGCCTAAAACTGAAGCAACTAAAGTTAAAATTAATTTTAAAAATAAAAAAGGTAAAATGACTTACATTAATATTTATAAAAATGGTTCAGAATGGTCTACAGATCAAGTTATAAAAGGTATTATTTTAAATTCTCACACAGGGGAAATTAAAATAACTAATCTAGCAATTGAAGAACGTAGTGAAATAGTTGCCAGAGAATATAAAGGCAATAGTGATGCAAGTGTAGCAATCATTATTAAAGTGCCTTCAAAAGTTACAAATAGAGAAGTTTATAAAATTAAAACATCTAAAGTGAAATTGAATGATGGAAGTAATGAAATTAAGCATATCGAAAAGGACAAACTCAAAGAATTACCGCATACGGGAGAAAATAATCAAACAAATAAAACATTATTATCTAGTATTCTTATTCTTGGTTTGATGTTATTACGTAAATCACGTAAAAAAGAGATTTAA
- a CDS encoding aminotransferase class I/II-fold pyridoxal phosphate-dependent enzyme yields the protein MTSPLAENLNNELQQAHPKVYEMLSNLGKEIFYPKGILSQSADAKSTKYNATIGMATNDKGKMYAGSLNNMFNDLTPDEIFPYAPPQGIEDLRDLWQIKMLNENPDLSKEVISRPIVTNALTHGLSLVADLFVDANDTILLPTHNWGNYKLVFNTRHQANIETYPIFNEEGHYTTDSLVETLENFNKDKVIMILNYPNNPTGYTPKAEEVKTIVAAIEALANKGTKVIAVVDDAYYGLFYEDVYTQSIFTALSKVNSNNILPVRLDGATKEFFAWGFRVGFMTFGTKDETTKNVLEAKVKGLIRSNISSGPLPSQSAIKHVLKNNKQFDREIEENIQTLKDRYEVTKEVVYDKKYVDYWKAYDFNSGYFMALKVNHVDPEALRKHLIDKYSIGIIALNNTDIRIAFSCVEKDDIPHVFESIAKAIDDLK from the coding sequence ATGACAAGCCCTTTAGCCGAAAATTTAAATAATGAATTACAACAAGCCCATCCAAAAGTATATGAAATGTTATCTAACTTAGGTAAAGAAATATTCTACCCTAAAGGTATTTTATCTCAATCAGCGGATGCCAAAAGCACAAAATATAACGCCACTATTGGTATGGCAACAAATGATAAAGGTAAAATGTATGCTGGTTCATTAAATAATATGTTTAATGATTTAACTCCAGATGAAATTTTCCCATATGCCCCTCCCCAAGGTATCGAAGACTTACGTGATTTATGGCAAATTAAAATGCTAAATGAAAATCCTGATTTATCAAAAGAAGTGATAAGTCGACCAATCGTGACAAATGCTCTAACTCATGGATTATCATTAGTTGCAGACTTATTCGTAGATGCAAATGATACTATTTTATTACCAACACACAACTGGGGCAACTATAAACTTGTGTTCAACACACGCCACCAAGCCAACATTGAAACGTATCCTATTTTCAATGAAGAAGGCCATTACACTACTGATTCACTAGTGGAAACTTTAGAAAACTTTAATAAAGATAAAGTAATCATGATTCTAAATTATCCTAATAATCCAACTGGTTACACACCTAAAGCTGAAGAAGTTAAAACTATTGTTGCAGCTATTGAAGCACTTGCTAATAAAGGAACAAAAGTGATCGCCGTTGTAGATGATGCATACTATGGTTTATTCTATGAGGATGTTTATACACAGTCTATTTTCACAGCTTTATCAAAAGTGAATTCTAATAATATTTTACCTGTACGCTTAGATGGAGCTACTAAAGAATTTTTTGCTTGGGGATTCCGTGTAGGTTTTATGACTTTTGGTACTAAAGATGAAACAACTAAAAATGTACTTGAAGCAAAAGTTAAAGGTTTAATTAGAAGTAATATTTCAAGTGGTCCGTTACCATCTCAAAGTGCTATCAAGCATGTTCTGAAAAATAATAAACAATTTGATAGAGAAATTGAAGAAAATATTCAAACATTAAAAGATCGATACGAAGTTACTAAAGAAGTTGTTTATGATAAGAAATACGTGGATTATTGGAAAGCGTATGATTTTAATTCAGGTTACTTTATGGCATTAAAAGTTAATCATGTTGATCCTGAAGCATTGCGTAAACATTTAATTGATAAATATTCAATAGGTATTATCGCCCTAAATAACACAGATATTCGTATTGCCTTTAGTTGCGTGGAAAAAGACGATATTCCTCACGTTTTTGAATCTATCGCTAAAGCTATTGATGATCTAAAATAA
- a CDS encoding GntR family transcriptional regulator: protein MKLILKNNSEYPIYEQIKQQIKENILKGYVAPGEHLPSMRELAKDLQVSLITTKRAYEDLEKDGFVTTIRGKGTFVKEQDNSILKEKQFFVIENLAKTMSKEAKTIGMPLEELTEILSLIYEEED, encoded by the coding sequence ATGAAATTAATTTTGAAAAACAACAGTGAATATCCCATTTATGAACAAATTAAGCAACAAATTAAAGAAAATATTTTAAAAGGTTATGTTGCTCCTGGCGAACACCTTCCATCAATGCGTGAGTTAGCTAAAGATTTACAAGTGAGTTTAATTACTACAAAACGAGCTTATGAAGATTTAGAAAAGGATGGATTTGTGACTACGATAAGAGGTAAAGGTACCTTTGTGAAGGAACAAGATAACTCAATTCTTAAAGAGAAACAGTTCTTTGTTATTGAAAATTTGGCTAAAACAATGTCGAAAGAAGCAAAAACAATTGGGATGCCTTTAGAAGAATTGACTGAAATATTGTCTTTAATTTATGAGGAGGAAGACTGA
- a CDS encoding ABC transporter ATP-binding protein, with protein sequence MNAIELKNVSYQTKDFQLKDISFKVPKGFVTGFIGGNGAGKTTVIRLIMDLIQSKNGQISVFNEQMKDSAVEIKNKIGFVYSETYFNDKWSIKKLENIVAPFYNNWDHKIFMNYLQFFQLPYKKKIKTFSTGMKMKLSLAIAFSHHAELFILDEPTSGLDPLVRNELLEIIQQELIDEDKTVFISTHIISDLEKIADYIVYLRDGQIIFNESRDALSEKYKVISGSNEDLDIELEELLIYKEVRKTGYIGLTEHYQTFKELFGNKVEIKNPSIEELMIYLEKNKNQLDFKYHQRNEKLI encoded by the coding sequence ATGAATGCGATTGAGCTTAAGAATGTAAGTTATCAGACAAAAGATTTTCAGTTGAAAGATATCTCCTTTAAAGTTCCTAAAGGCTTTGTTACTGGTTTTATAGGTGGGAATGGTGCTGGTAAAACTACAGTTATACGTTTAATTATGGATTTAATTCAATCTAAAAATGGTCAAATTTCTGTATTTAATGAACAAATGAAGGATAGTGCTGTAGAAATAAAAAATAAAATAGGTTTTGTTTATTCTGAAACTTATTTTAATGATAAATGGTCAATTAAAAAGTTAGAGAATATCGTCGCCCCGTTTTATAACAATTGGGATCATAAAATATTTATGAATTATCTTCAATTTTTTCAATTGCCATATAAGAAGAAAATTAAAACTTTCTCAACAGGTATGAAAATGAAATTATCATTAGCTATAGCATTTAGTCATCATGCTGAGTTATTCATCCTAGATGAACCAACATCTGGACTAGATCCTTTAGTTAGAAATGAACTACTTGAGATTATTCAACAAGAATTAATTGATGAAGACAAAACTGTTTTCATATCTACACATATCATATCTGACTTAGAAAAAATTGCGGACTATATAGTTTATTTACGTGACGGGCAAATTATTTTTAATGAATCACGTGACGCATTATCTGAAAAATATAAAGTTATTAGCGGTTCCAATGAAGATTTAGATATAGAGTTGGAGGAATTGTTAATTTACAAAGAAGTTAGAAAAACAGGCTACATAGGCCTAACTGAGCACTACCAAACATTTAAAGAATTATTTGGGAATAAGGTAGAAATTAAAAATCCATCAATCGAAGAACTAATGATTTATTTAGAAAAGAATAAAAATCAACTGGATTTCAAATATCATCAACGAAATGAGAAACTTATATGA
- a CDS encoding ABC-2 transporter permease translates to MKQLLIRNLILRQWTLLIYGLLLIFFPFYHLIDKQHLPYLVISGPMGIILTIICLVDAGHLFRINRRLGGSQSYLFFGSLPVSRKDLLNANYISCIVLTIIGAIIISLYGYETSSIKTDSITFSTTYSFIIANFFSIPIAFNKSTEQKNKDVPYLAYVFGVIIVLPFFLSALFILINFLVHKDSHIPVVYSYFLNYGLLIISMISLIVNYMIQIRKIKN, encoded by the coding sequence ATGAAACAATTATTAATTAGAAATCTTATACTTCGACAATGGACACTTTTGATTTATGGTTTATTACTCATTTTCTTTCCATTTTATCATTTAATAGACAAACAACATTTACCTTATCTTGTGATTTCAGGACCTATGGGTATTATATTAACAATCATATGTTTAGTTGATGCCGGACATCTGTTTAGAATCAATCGCAGATTAGGTGGATCACAGTCATACTTATTCTTTGGTAGTCTGCCTGTTTCAAGGAAAGATTTATTAAATGCAAATTACATCAGTTGCATAGTTTTAACAATTATAGGTGCAATAATCATAAGTCTATATGGCTATGAAACAAGTTCAATAAAGACAGATTCCATAACTTTTTCAACAACTTATTCTTTTATTATAGCGAACTTCTTTTCAATTCCTATCGCTTTCAATAAAAGTACGGAACAGAAAAATAAAGATGTGCCTTATTTAGCATATGTTTTTGGAGTTATCATAGTATTACCATTTTTCTTATCTGCTTTATTTATCTTGATTAACTTCTTAGTTCATAAAGATAGTCATATTCCGGTTGTTTATTCATACTTTTTAAATTACGGTTTATTGATTATTAGCATGATTAGTTTAATTGTGAATTATATGATTCAAATTAGAAAGATAAAAAATTAA
- the pmtC gene encoding phenol-soluble modulin export ABC transporter ATP-binding protein PmtC, giving the protein MKLEHITKKYGQNTVIDDINFDFGNSQIVGLIGKNGVGKTTLMKVMNGNIINYQGKVDLSKDENVGYLIEHPKLYDNKSGLYNLKLFAQVLGKGFDKEYSDHIIDAFGMRPYIKKKVKKYSMGMKQKLAIAVSLMNKPKYLILDEPTNGMDPDGSIDVLKTIQSLVKQLEMKILISSHKLEDIELICDRAVFLRDGNFVQDVNMKDGGPEDSTIITIEHDDFNKTLEYLTTHFKVQQSQKDAGEIIIKAQRDYKPLLKSLSEQGVYPKYIETRKSSLRDTYFNINQRGDK; this is encoded by the coding sequence ATGAAATTAGAACATATCACTAAAAAATATGGTCAAAATACAGTCATTGACGATATAAATTTTGATTTTGGAAATAGTCAAATTGTTGGTCTTATAGGTAAAAACGGTGTTGGTAAAACAACTTTAATGAAAGTTATGAATGGTAATATTATTAATTATCAAGGGAAAGTTGATTTATCCAAAGATGAAAACGTAGGTTATTTAATCGAACATCCTAAACTTTATGACAATAAGTCAGGTTTATATAATCTGAAATTGTTTGCGCAAGTTTTAGGAAAAGGCTTTGATAAAGAGTACTCAGATCACATTATAGATGCTTTTGGTATGAGACCTTATATTAAGAAAAAAGTAAAAAAATATTCTATGGGTATGAAACAAAAATTAGCTATTGCGGTTTCTCTTATGAATAAACCAAAATATTTAATTTTGGATGAGCCTACAAATGGTATGGATCCAGATGGATCAATTGATGTTTTAAAAACTATCCAATCTTTAGTTAAACAATTAGAGATGAAAATATTAATTTCAAGTCACAAATTAGAAGATATTGAACTTATTTGTGATAGAGCTGTCTTCCTTAGAGATGGTAACTTTGTTCAAGATGTGAACATGAAAGACGGGGGACCTGAAGATAGTACAATCATTACGATTGAACATGATGATTTCAATAAAACTTTAGAATATCTAACAACACATTTCAAAGTGCAACAATCACAAAAAGATGCTGGTGAGATTATTATAAAAGCTCAAAGAGACTATAAACCACTACTAAAATCCTTGTCTGAACAAGGTGTTTATCCGAAGTATATTGAAACGCGTAAAAGCTCTCTACGTGATACTTACTTTAATATTAATCAAAGAGGTGATAAATAA
- the pmtD gene encoding phenol-soluble modulin export ABC transporter permease subunit PmtD, with protein MRSLQLVKFDLISIIKSPLTYLALILVIGMTVFQASMQAAYSKSHEVNNEMVFVLANWLLLFAGLLFIIKTITRDYSQGTIQLYMSKVSSRIGYIIAKTISMILISFLFTLLQYLVIIIIQASTKGSNVDGDKFLNNIWFYLIFFLFFGLFLLLLTLIIEKPAVIFTLGIFLLLIVPFVQPLIGLIPNIGDDIQKSFKYIPFTYLTEKMTEEIKFSHWQWFISIASIVVLFVANILYAAKRDI; from the coding sequence ATGAGAAGTTTACAACTAGTTAAGTTTGATTTAATTAGTATTATTAAAAGTCCTTTAACGTATCTTGCATTAATACTAGTTATAGGCATGACAGTCTTCCAAGCAAGTATGCAAGCAGCATATAGTAAGTCTCATGAAGTGAATAATGAAATGGTTTTCGTACTGGCTAACTGGTTATTATTATTCGCTGGATTATTATTTATCATTAAAACTATCACTAGAGATTATTCTCAAGGTACAATCCAATTATATATGAGTAAGGTAAGTAGTCGTATTGGATATATTATTGCTAAAACAATTTCAATGATATTAATTTCTTTCTTATTTACTTTACTTCAATATCTTGTAATTATTATTATTCAAGCATCTACAAAAGGGTCAAATGTTGATGGAGATAAATTCTTAAATAATATATGGTTTTACCTTATATTTTTCTTATTCTTTGGATTATTCTTATTATTACTAACGTTAATTATTGAAAAGCCAGCAGTAATCTTTACTTTAGGTATTTTCTTATTACTTATCGTACCATTTGTGCAACCTTTAATAGGTTTAATACCAAATATCGGTGACGATATTCAAAAATCATTTAAATACATTCCATTTACTTATCTCACTGAAAAAATGACTGAGGAAATCAAATTCTCACATTGGCAATGGTTTATTTCAATTGCTTCTATAGTAGTATTATTTGTAGCTAACATTTTATATGCTGCTAAAAGAGATATTTAA
- a CDS encoding thioredoxin family protein, with amino-acid sequence MTNLQTYFNKSQPLEAYIDQMKDNRNNLLSIYKSFKLPEEDDRITKLKHASYSKVLVITEDWCGDAMMNLPILKRVSEELNLEVRVFHRDDDTRLIDQYLTNGKSRSIPIFVFMNNDFEQITVWGPRAKEVQKFVVDLRNDKLPDKDHPQYDDKVKETHLIISNRFKTDSSFWKNVYNSIINQLLYK; translated from the coding sequence ATGACTAATTTACAAACTTATTTTAATAAAAGTCAGCCATTAGAAGCGTACATTGACCAAATGAAAGATAATAGAAATAATTTATTATCAATATACAAATCCTTTAAATTACCCGAAGAAGATGACCGTATTACAAAGCTAAAACATGCAAGCTACTCAAAGGTATTAGTTATCACCGAAGATTGGTGTGGTGATGCTATGATGAACCTTCCAATACTAAAACGTGTTAGCGAAGAATTAAATTTAGAAGTTAGAGTATTTCATAGAGATGACGACACACGTTTGATTGATCAGTATCTTACTAACGGTAAGTCTAGATCGATTCCTATTTTTGTTTTTATGAATAATGATTTTGAACAAATAACTGTTTGGGGACCAAGAGCTAAGGAAGTTCAAAAATTTGTTGTTGATTTGAGAAACGATAAGTTACCAGATAAAGATCATCCACAGTATGATGATAAAGTTAAAGAAACCCACTTAATTATTTCGAATAGATTTAAAACAGATTCTTCATTTTGGAAAAACGTTTATAACTCCATAATTAATCAGCTTTTATATAAATAA